In the genome of Cellvibrio sp. KY-YJ-3, one region contains:
- a CDS encoding beta-galactosidase, whose protein sequence is MKKNQLRLIKQILAGTLAGLSLSCAANQDSPIGSVENFDSFSLNKAVENNVKASLIEGQEKKYGKALKLVFEPREESTIELPTPAQGYWNWEYAGDLNLALDVTNPGSQSFQFWLTLMDASGRKQERSAVINAGQSARFYALLTGRVANAQTGMRETPPAWQTSEEKLAWRSGDRDFDFTKVTKIIFKAYAQFETNTLIVDNLELRVNPAQDPEYLVGIVDKFGQAAKKNYPTKIHSEKQLKAAADAELASLANAKQPEDRSRFGGWSKGPKLEGTGYFRTAKVDGRWWMVDPEGYLFFSSAIANVRMANLETITGYDFNDASVRKIDPEELTPEDSRDIIPVGKKSLNSRFLASPLRREMFEWLPPYDHELGEHYGYRRTVHQGVLEQGEVYSFYKANLERRYGQSSPNSYIKIWRDVTLDRMVDWGFTSFGNWIDPMFYDNQRMPFFANGWIIGDFKVIYSGQDYWSPLPDVYDPEFKRRAHLTIKQIAREVKNTPWCVGVFVDNEKGWGSMKNDRAHFGAVYYALSRTADESPAKKQFTQLLTKKYGDIATLNQAWGTKIDSWSSFATGITMDKLNDASRADFSMLYADYAETYFRIVSSELKRALPNHMYMGVRIAAEWGMPTEVVAAAKKYSDVLSFNNYREGMHPDTWEFLKDLDFPTIIGEYHIGSTSDTDFYHPGLVIAADQTDRAKMYENYMNSVIDNPYMVGAHWFQYIDDPVTGRAYDGENYNVGWVSNTDIPYQPMVDAAKRVNKSLYKRRSKIAPIQ, encoded by the coding sequence ATGAAAAAAAATCAACTACGTTTAATCAAGCAGATACTTGCTGGCACTCTGGCGGGGTTGTCACTCAGCTGCGCCGCCAATCAAGATTCCCCAATTGGCAGCGTCGAAAACTTTGATAGTTTTTCGCTGAATAAAGCTGTGGAAAATAACGTCAAGGCAAGCTTGATAGAGGGACAAGAGAAAAAATATGGCAAGGCATTAAAACTGGTATTCGAGCCGCGCGAGGAATCCACAATTGAGCTACCTACTCCCGCACAAGGTTATTGGAATTGGGAATACGCAGGTGATTTAAATCTGGCACTGGATGTTACCAATCCAGGCAGCCAATCATTTCAATTTTGGCTGACATTAATGGATGCAAGCGGCCGCAAACAAGAGCGCAGCGCAGTGATTAATGCGGGGCAATCTGCCCGTTTTTATGCACTCTTAACCGGGCGTGTTGCCAATGCGCAAACCGGCATGCGTGAAACTCCACCAGCATGGCAAACCAGCGAAGAGAAATTGGCGTGGCGCTCAGGCGATCGCGATTTTGATTTCACTAAAGTGACTAAAATTATTTTCAAAGCTTACGCCCAATTTGAAACCAATACCTTAATTGTGGACAACCTAGAGCTGCGTGTTAATCCAGCCCAAGATCCTGAATATCTGGTAGGGATAGTCGATAAATTTGGTCAAGCCGCCAAAAAAAATTACCCCACTAAAATTCATTCAGAAAAACAATTAAAAGCAGCGGCAGATGCCGAGTTAGCCAGTTTGGCCAATGCCAAACAACCGGAAGACAGATCGCGTTTTGGTGGCTGGAGCAAAGGCCCTAAATTGGAAGGCACAGGTTATTTCCGCACCGCAAAAGTAGATGGCCGCTGGTGGATGGTAGACCCGGAAGGCTATTTGTTTTTTTCCAGCGCTATCGCCAATGTACGTATGGCCAATTTGGAAACCATCACCGGTTATGATTTCAACGATGCCAGCGTGCGCAAAATAGATCCGGAAGAATTAACCCCGGAAGACTCGCGCGATATTATTCCTGTCGGTAAAAAATCCTTGAATTCGCGCTTTCTCGCGTCGCCTTTGCGCCGAGAAATGTTTGAATGGTTGCCTCCTTACGATCACGAGCTGGGCGAACACTATGGCTACCGTCGCACAGTGCACCAAGGCGTACTCGAACAGGGCGAAGTCTACAGCTTTTACAAAGCCAATCTGGAACGCCGCTACGGCCAAAGTTCACCCAATTCCTACATAAAAATCTGGCGCGATGTGACTCTGGATCGTATGGTCGACTGGGGCTTTACCTCATTTGGCAATTGGATTGATCCCATGTTTTACGACAACCAGCGCATGCCATTTTTTGCCAACGGTTGGATTATTGGCGACTTTAAAGTGATCTATTCCGGGCAAGACTATTGGTCGCCGCTACCCGATGTTTACGACCCGGAATTTAAACGTCGCGCGCATTTGACTATTAAACAAATTGCTCGCGAAGTAAAAAATACGCCCTGGTGTGTCGGCGTATTTGTCGATAATGAAAAAGGTTGGGGCTCGATGAAAAATGACCGCGCTCACTTCGGCGCTGTCTATTACGCACTCAGCAGAACTGCCGATGAAAGCCCTGCAAAGAAACAATTTACCCAATTGCTCACTAAAAAATACGGCGATATAGCGACGCTTAACCAAGCCTGGGGAACGAAGATTGACTCATGGTCAAGTTTTGCAACTGGCATCACTATGGACAAGTTGAATGATGCTTCTCGCGCAGATTTTTCTATGCTCTACGCCGATTACGCAGAAACCTATTTCCGCATTGTCAGCAGCGAACTAAAACGCGCCCTGCCCAACCATATGTACATGGGTGTAAGAATCGCCGCCGAATGGGGTATGCCGACTGAAGTGGTCGCCGCTGCAAAAAAATACAGCGATGTATTGAGCTTTAATAATTATCGCGAAGGCATGCACCCTGACACTTGGGAATTTTTAAAAGATTTGGATTTTCCCACCATCATCGGTGAATACCACATAGGCTCAACGTCGGATACAGATTTTTATCATCCAGGATTAGTGATTGCTGCCGACCAAACTGACCGCGCAAAAATGTATGAAAACTACATGAATAGCGTAATCGACAACCCTTATATGGTGGGCGCGCATTGGTTCCAATATATTGATGACCCAGTCACCGGCCGCGCATATGATGGCGAAAATTACAACGTAGGCTGGGTAAGTAATACCGATATTCCCTATCAACCCATGGTGGATGCTGCCAAGCGGGTGAATAAATCACTCTATAAACGTCGCAGTAAAATAGCGCCCATACAATAA
- a CDS encoding GntR family transcriptional regulator yields the protein MMALVDTELAFSVLLGREQGLVEQILADIALGTFVSGNRLVTAQLAERYGTGVNPVREALKQLEGEGFVTSQKNSGARVASFEYTSMRDLFEILQLLEPYFMAWFVDHYSDENVARLDQLLQQMRGLTTNDRVGFLHLDNLFHWEMYRHHYNKSALKIWKTKRLMLLAMHGNLAVSRTRIEHSIGEHQQIIDALRAGKGAQSVQALALHLSSSEDYWSKLIR from the coding sequence ATGATGGCGTTGGTAGATACGGAATTGGCTTTTTCGGTGCTCTTGGGGCGGGAGCAGGGGCTGGTAGAGCAAATATTGGCAGATATCGCTCTGGGAACTTTTGTAAGTGGTAATCGCTTGGTTACGGCTCAATTGGCCGAGCGCTATGGAACCGGCGTAAACCCTGTGCGCGAAGCCCTTAAGCAGCTAGAAGGTGAAGGGTTTGTGACCTCGCAAAAAAATAGTGGTGCGCGTGTGGCAAGTTTTGAATACACCAGCATGCGTGATCTATTTGAGATTCTGCAATTGCTCGAACCGTATTTTATGGCTTGGTTTGTGGATCATTACAGTGATGAAAATGTGGCAAGGCTAGATCAACTATTGCAGCAGATGCGTGGTTTAACGACTAATGATCGGGTGGGTTTTTTGCATTTAGACAATTTATTTCATTGGGAAATGTATCGCCATCACTACAACAAGAGTGCACTAAAGATTTGGAAAACAAAACGGTTAATGCTGCTTGCGATGCATGGAAATTTAGCGGTCAGTCGTACGCGTATTGAGCATTCAATTGGTGAGCACCAGCAGATAATTGACGCACTGCGTGCGGGCAAGGGGGCGCAATCAGTGCAGGCATTAGCGTTGCATTTATCTTCCAGTGAAGATTACTGGTCAAAATTAATTCGTTAA
- a CDS encoding mandelate racemase/muconate lactonizing enzyme family protein: MNIVDIKTYAFWLGFRNVCLVKVETDEGIYGWGESGLSGREKAVIGAIEHFKQFLIGRSALDIGALWQELYRSHYFEGGRVLAAAISALDIALHDACGKHLKVPVYQLLGGKQRNSIPLFVTSALDFGPAFVDHLLQLQSDGWQTIRATTGEHGVSHRPTVFDVRKSIAKSSHWLTQAREALGSEIMLGVDYHHRLSVAEAASFCQRMPAGTLDFIEEPIRDESPAAYQALRTMVDIPFAIGEEFTSKWDFSRYLEPLLTQFARVDICNAGGFTEAMKIAALCEAKYVDMMPHNPLSPICTAASIHYCAAISNLASLELSPYDGDMSEFDRIFTHRPLVQANGFSIPTDPGLGVDVNEQLIKNLSFKYWEPPRLIKPDGSYTNW, translated from the coding sequence ATGAATATAGTGGATATTAAAACCTATGCTTTTTGGCTGGGGTTTCGCAACGTCTGTTTGGTTAAAGTGGAGACCGATGAGGGTATCTATGGCTGGGGCGAGTCAGGCTTATCAGGGCGTGAAAAAGCGGTAATAGGCGCTATTGAACATTTTAAACAATTTCTGATTGGTCGCTCGGCATTGGATATAGGTGCACTGTGGCAAGAGTTGTATCGGAGTCATTATTTTGAAGGTGGGCGAGTATTGGCTGCTGCAATTTCTGCTCTGGATATTGCTCTGCACGATGCCTGCGGAAAACATTTGAAGGTGCCTGTATATCAGTTGCTGGGTGGCAAGCAGCGCAACAGCATTCCGCTGTTTGTTACTTCTGCCTTGGATTTTGGCCCCGCTTTTGTTGACCATCTACTGCAATTACAAAGTGATGGTTGGCAAACCATTCGGGCGACTACCGGTGAGCATGGTGTAAGTCATAGGCCGACTGTATTTGACGTGCGTAAATCGATTGCCAAATCTTCTCACTGGCTCACGCAGGCACGCGAAGCTTTGGGAAGTGAAATAATGTTAGGGGTGGATTATCACCACCGTTTGAGCGTGGCCGAAGCGGCTTCTTTTTGTCAGCGGATGCCAGCAGGCACTTTGGATTTTATTGAAGAACCTATTCGCGATGAATCCCCTGCGGCCTATCAAGCGTTGCGCACTATGGTAGATATACCCTTCGCTATTGGTGAAGAGTTCACCAGCAAGTGGGATTTTTCTCGCTATTTGGAGCCGCTGTTAACCCAGTTTGCTCGCGTAGATATTTGTAATGCGGGTGGTTTTACTGAGGCGATGAAAATTGCTGCGTTATGTGAAGCAAAATATGTGGACATGATGCCACACAATCCACTTAGCCCTATTTGTACGGCTGCCTCCATTCATTATTGTGCAGCTATTTCCAATCTCGCGAGTTTGGAATTGTCGCCTTACGACGGGGATATGTCTGAATTCGATCGCATTTTTACTCATCGCCCGCTCGTGCAAGCTAATGGTTTCAGTATCCCCACTGACCCGGGATTAGGTGTGGATGTTAATGAGCAATTAATTAAAAATCTTTCCTTCAAATATTGGGAGCCACCGCGACTTATAAAACCGGACGGCTCCTATACCAATTGGTGA
- a CDS encoding MFS transporter has protein sequence MKKNAPASKSGILILLFLTVVINYMDRTNISVAANAIAQDLELTKVQMGIIFSAFGWTYSIMQIPGGLLVDALRIRILYPIILVAWSLATLVQGVVSSFAALVGCRMAIGLFESPSYPANNKIVTQWFAEQERAGAIAVYTSGQFIGLAFLMPVLAFIQELFGWRGLFIISGLIGIVWALVWHYFYRDKIIQSTASVISSPATSKKEPIEIPWSNIKLAFSNRKLWGIYIGQFCLGGTLIFFLTWFPTYLAEYRGLSDLKTGIYASIPFLFAFFGVLFAGFLSDYLVRRGVSTEVSRKAPIILGFILSASVVGANYVDSISWATFFLSIAFFGNGLTSIAWVFVSLLAPQKMVGLVGGCFNFIGGLSAVIVPIAIGYLVQDGDFKPALLLITGLALAGLFSYVFLVGKIAPITAVNLEK, from the coding sequence ATGAAAAAAAATGCACCTGCAAGTAAAAGTGGAATTTTGATTCTGCTGTTTTTGACAGTCGTTATAAATTACATGGACAGAACCAATATATCGGTTGCTGCCAATGCTATTGCGCAAGATCTTGAATTAACTAAAGTGCAAATGGGAATTATCTTCTCGGCATTTGGTTGGACTTATTCAATTATGCAAATTCCTGGTGGATTATTGGTTGATGCGCTGCGCATTAGAATTTTATATCCCATTATTTTGGTTGCTTGGTCATTAGCGACTTTAGTTCAAGGTGTTGTAAGTAGTTTTGCCGCTTTGGTGGGGTGCCGTATGGCGATTGGTTTATTTGAGTCGCCATCCTATCCCGCCAATAACAAAATTGTGACGCAATGGTTCGCAGAGCAAGAGCGTGCTGGAGCTATTGCTGTTTATACCTCAGGCCAATTTATTGGGTTGGCATTTCTAATGCCTGTTTTAGCATTCATTCAAGAGTTATTTGGCTGGCGCGGGTTGTTTATTATTTCAGGCTTAATCGGAATTGTTTGGGCACTGGTATGGCACTACTTTTATCGTGACAAAATAATTCAGTCTACCGCTTCGGTCATATCATCACCGGCTACATCAAAAAAAGAACCCATCGAAATACCTTGGAGCAATATCAAATTAGCTTTCTCCAATCGTAAACTTTGGGGCATTTATATTGGTCAGTTTTGTTTGGGTGGTACCTTAATTTTTTTTCTAACCTGGTTTCCTACCTATTTAGCCGAATATCGTGGCTTGAGTGATTTAAAAACCGGAATTTACGCGTCTATTCCGTTTTTGTTTGCTTTTTTCGGCGTTCTGTTTGCTGGGTTTTTGTCAGACTATTTGGTGCGGCGTGGTGTTTCTACTGAGGTTTCAAGAAAGGCGCCTATTATTCTTGGCTTTATATTATCTGCCAGTGTCGTTGGTGCAAATTATGTCGACAGTATTTCCTGGGCAACTTTTTTCCTGTCAATCGCTTTTTTTGGTAATGGATTAACGTCTATCGCCTGGGTTTTTGTATCACTGCTTGCCCCGCAAAAAATGGTGGGATTGGTCGGCGGATGTTTCAATTTTATTGGTGGACTTTCAGCCGTTATTGTGCCGATTGCAATTGGCTATTTGGTACAAGATGGTGACTTTAAGCCTGCGCTATTATTGATTACCGGTTTGGCATTGGCAGGCTTATTTTCCTATGTTTTTTTGGTGGGAAAAATTGCTCCCATTACAGCCGTTAATCTGGAGAAATAA
- a CDS encoding sugar kinase: MFFWWEKLLPLQPLIWRNKLSITFFGELMLRLTPAQPQQRLIVAQQLSVDFAGAEANVAAALARLGVATDFITKLPDNLIAEQAIASLHRCGIATNNVLFGGERMGTYFIELGASLRPTRVVYDRKYSAISTIVENEFNWNEILQGKQRLHLSGITPALSEQCALETIKAAKIAHGMGVRVSFDLNFRRSLWPEPAFAKHYFKQIMQYCDLVFANAGVISDVFGYQFFNSDALAEVQAVAEFLGDEFNVDAAVTSRIHHSASVNSLTSLLRKNADSFKSTELRVDILDRLGTGDAFAAGVLYGYQQAWSAQQTIDFANAAFALAHNCYGDQAWMSETEINEVARGNTAGYVVR; the protein is encoded by the coding sequence ATGTTTTTTTGGTGGGAAAAATTGCTCCCATTACAGCCGTTAATCTGGAGAAATAAATTGAGCATTACATTTTTTGGTGAGCTTATGTTGCGTTTAACCCCAGCGCAACCACAGCAGCGGCTCATTGTGGCACAGCAATTGTCGGTAGATTTTGCAGGGGCTGAAGCGAATGTTGCGGCCGCATTGGCTCGGTTAGGTGTGGCGACGGATTTCATTACGAAATTGCCAGACAACCTAATTGCGGAACAGGCTATTGCCAGTCTCCATCGCTGCGGTATAGCTACGAATAATGTCTTGTTCGGTGGAGAGCGCATGGGTACTTATTTTATCGAATTAGGTGCTTCGCTTCGTCCAACGCGAGTGGTTTATGACCGAAAATACTCCGCTATTTCAACCATCGTTGAAAATGAATTTAATTGGAATGAAATATTGCAGGGTAAACAGCGATTGCATTTGAGTGGCATAACGCCAGCACTTTCAGAGCAGTGTGCACTAGAAACAATCAAAGCTGCAAAAATTGCACATGGCATGGGGGTCAGAGTAAGTTTTGATCTCAATTTCAGGCGCAGTCTTTGGCCAGAACCGGCATTTGCCAAGCACTATTTTAAACAAATTATGCAGTATTGCGATTTGGTATTTGCCAATGCAGGTGTTATCAGTGATGTATTTGGATATCAATTTTTTAATTCTGATGCACTTGCAGAAGTTCAGGCTGTGGCTGAATTTTTAGGTGATGAGTTTAATGTAGATGCCGCCGTTACTAGCCGTATTCATCACAGCGCTTCAGTTAATTCGCTCACTTCACTGTTAAGGAAAAATGCCGACTCGTTTAAGAGTACCGAGTTGCGGGTAGATATCCTTGATCGATTAGGTACAGGGGATGCATTCGCCGCAGGAGTTTTATACGGCTATCAGCAAGCCTGGTCAGCGCAACAAACTATTGATTTTGCCAATGCCGCCTTTGCGCTGGCGCACAATTGTTATGGCGATCAGGCTTGGATGAGCGAGACAGAAATTAATGAGGTGGCGCGGGGTAATACTGCTGGTTATGTGGTGCGTTAA
- a CDS encoding bifunctional 4-hydroxy-2-oxoglutarate aldolase/2-dehydro-3-deoxy-phosphogluconate aldolase — protein sequence MKFERVNKLLAEKLIVILRVKHSEDIIPIVQCLAAAGIKVLEVTANTPNFCAAISLIRGEFPEVLVGAGTITNVSLAQQAMAAGAQFLVTPNTSSAVVKVAHEQEVPVVMGAFTPTEIVAAIEAQADIVKLFPAEPMGPDYLKSLAFGPFNNTIFFPVGGINELNVERWANSGAKGIGVGGSLAAPVRTPEEAQRLVERLKILIEKVATLF from the coding sequence ATGAAGTTTGAACGAGTCAACAAGTTACTTGCCGAAAAGCTAATTGTCATTTTACGAGTAAAACACTCAGAAGATATTATTCCCATTGTGCAATGTTTGGCGGCTGCGGGAATAAAGGTATTAGAGGTGACTGCCAATACGCCCAACTTTTGTGCGGCGATTAGTCTTATTCGTGGCGAGTTTCCTGAGGTTTTGGTAGGGGCGGGTACTATTACCAATGTGTCGCTTGCGCAGCAAGCGATGGCGGCAGGCGCCCAATTTTTAGTGACGCCGAATACCAGTTCCGCGGTTGTAAAGGTTGCTCATGAGCAAGAAGTTCCAGTTGTGATGGGAGCATTCACACCAACGGAAATTGTGGCTGCAATTGAGGCGCAAGCTGATATTGTAAAATTATTCCCGGCTGAGCCAATGGGCCCTGATTATTTAAAATCTCTGGCTTTTGGACCATTTAACAACACAATTTTTTTTCCGGTCGGTGGTATTAATGAACTCAATGTCGAACGCTGGGCGAATTCAGGTGCTAAAGGAATCGGTGTGGGTGGGAGTTTGGCTGCGCCGGTGCGTACACCAGAAGAAGCGCAGCGCTTGGTTGAGCGGTTAAAAATACTAATAGAAAAAGTTGCAACATTATTTTAA
- a CDS encoding SMP-30/gluconolactonase/LRE family protein: MKQLNVIAILFFMTCTIAACTTNKWDKSEGHLAPELNQAIGSIEIIDPRALQLIDPTKKIFIRADGFRWTEGPLWVDELQALLFSDIPNNRIMQYQPGIGTRLYLEPAGATALFPDDDNGGSNGLLLNNNNELILLQQGDRRIALMNAPLNRPAPQYKNVASEFKGKRLNSPNDAVLSRSGNLYFTDPPYGLAGGMTDKRRAIAFQGIYKVTPSGESVLLDDQVKSPNGIGLSIDQKTLYIGVSDPEHPHWLAYDLDEQGNTSNKRVFYDATKFKNNIEHQGVPDGMATHSSGVLFATGPGGVWIFSPAGEVLAKIYTEKLTANCTLSSDEKTLFITAHDTLMSLSLK, translated from the coding sequence ATGAAACAGCTTAATGTAATTGCAATACTTTTCTTTATGACCTGCACTATTGCTGCTTGCACGACAAACAAATGGGATAAAAGTGAAGGCCACTTAGCGCCAGAACTCAACCAAGCGATAGGATCCATTGAGATTATTGATCCTCGTGCTTTGCAGCTGATCGACCCAACGAAAAAAATCTTTATTCGTGCCGATGGATTTCGCTGGACTGAAGGGCCGTTATGGGTTGATGAATTGCAAGCATTGCTATTCTCAGATATTCCCAACAACCGCATTATGCAATATCAACCCGGCATAGGAACTCGCCTTTATTTAGAGCCCGCTGGTGCAACTGCACTCTTTCCCGATGATGATAACGGTGGTTCCAATGGATTATTACTCAATAACAACAATGAATTGATTTTGTTGCAGCAAGGCGACCGACGCATTGCACTTATGAACGCCCCGTTAAACCGCCCTGCGCCACAATACAAAAATGTTGCCAGCGAGTTCAAAGGAAAAAGACTCAACAGCCCTAACGATGCCGTGCTCAGTCGCAGCGGAAATTTATACTTTACTGACCCTCCCTACGGCTTGGCAGGTGGCATGACTGACAAGCGTAGAGCCATTGCATTTCAAGGTATTTATAAAGTAACACCCTCAGGGGAAAGCGTACTGCTGGATGATCAAGTAAAGTCCCCTAACGGTATAGGCCTCTCAATAGATCAGAAAACGCTATACATCGGCGTGTCAGATCCAGAACATCCCCATTGGTTGGCCTATGACCTTGATGAGCAAGGAAACACATCGAATAAACGTGTTTTTTATGATGCGACCAAATTTAAAAATAACATCGAACACCAAGGTGTACCTGATGGAATGGCGACACATTCATCCGGCGTTTTATTTGCGACAGGCCCCGGTGGTGTGTGGATCTTTTCTCCGGCGGGTGAAGTGCTCGCTAAAATTTACACTGAAAAACTCACCGCCAATTGCACACTTTCCAGCGATGAAAAAACTTTGTTTATTACCGCCCACGACACCTTAATGAGCCTGTCATTAAAATAA
- a CDS encoding SapC family protein: MSTSIEILNHQIHTQLKVITEHGAEYGENINNVPVLIHELKKLAHEYPICFMKDPDTGQFNLYALLGFAPEENLYLDQHQWNANYIPLHIQRQPFIVGRRHATENTQAPNTEHDSGFISINTQSKRISHTQGESLFNSDGTPTAYLNSINELLSQLTPSETMTKVFIAQLLNHQLLESARINIALNDGSSFSYEGIYTINTDRLNSLSEVEINRLQEQHFLAPIKFIIQSLQQLQRLIDFKNNRLQGSTHETA; the protein is encoded by the coding sequence ATGAGCACTTCTATTGAAATACTGAATCACCAAATACACACGCAACTGAAAGTGATTACTGAGCATGGTGCAGAATACGGTGAAAATATTAATAACGTTCCGGTATTGATCCATGAGCTAAAAAAATTAGCCCATGAATACCCGATATGTTTTATGAAAGACCCAGACACAGGTCAGTTTAATCTATATGCCCTATTAGGTTTTGCGCCTGAAGAGAATCTTTATTTAGATCAACACCAATGGAACGCCAATTATATTCCGCTCCATATCCAACGTCAGCCATTTATTGTTGGGCGTCGCCATGCTACTGAGAATACCCAAGCACCCAACACAGAACACGACAGTGGTTTTATTAGCATCAACACTCAGAGCAAACGTATTAGCCACACACAAGGAGAGTCGCTTTTTAATAGCGACGGAACACCCACCGCTTATTTAAATTCCATCAATGAATTACTGAGTCAATTAACACCCAGTGAAACCATGACAAAAGTATTTATTGCACAGCTATTAAACCATCAGTTGCTGGAATCGGCGCGCATTAACATCGCGCTTAATGACGGATCAAGTTTTAGTTACGAAGGTATCTATACCATCAACACCGATAGATTGAATAGTTTAAGTGAAGTGGAAATAAACCGGTTACAAGAGCAACATTTTTTGGCTCCCATAAAATTTATTATCCAATCCTTACAGCAATTACAACGTCTAATTGATTTTAAAAACAATCGCCTGCAAGGATCAACACATGAAACAGCTTAA
- a CDS encoding tryptophan halogenase family protein: MTKAIKSIVIVGGGAAGWITAGTLAAKIRSQHSEGIQISLVESPKTPIIGVGEGTWPTMRNTLKKMGVRETDFLRECNVSFKQGAKFVHWCTGQKDDFYYHPLVLPQGFSEINLAPHWLANPHNQSFSNAVCVQETLCEAGLAPKLITTPEYAAVANYAYHLDAGAFAEFLKKHCTTNLGVTHLLADVIHVNAADNGDITSIATDTQGDIAGDLFIDCSGFNSLLLGKHYKVPFISCKDVLFIDTALAVHLPYENDNSPIASHTISTAQDSGWIWDIGLPSRHGIGHVFSSAHTSTEQAEEKLHQYLRQHSSNTEQISVRKIPITPGHRAKFWEKNCVAVGLSAGFLEPLEASALVLIEISAAMIADQLPATRPAMDIIAKRFNETFLYRWQRIIDFLKLHYTLSKRDDSDFWRDNRRLSSIPESLQELMTLWRYQPPWHMDFDRAAEVFPAASYQYLLYGMGYTTEASTLGMSQHNQQLAQVLFNKNATLAQQLKSQLPSNRELINKIKEYGLQPV; this comes from the coding sequence ATGACAAAAGCAATAAAATCCATTGTCATTGTTGGCGGTGGTGCAGCCGGTTGGATTACCGCAGGCACGCTCGCAGCCAAAATACGCAGCCAGCATAGCGAAGGCATACAAATTAGCCTCGTAGAATCACCCAAAACACCCATCATTGGCGTCGGTGAAGGAACCTGGCCCACCATGCGTAACACCTTAAAAAAAATGGGCGTGCGTGAAACAGATTTTCTGCGTGAATGTAATGTGTCCTTTAAACAGGGAGCAAAATTTGTGCATTGGTGCACTGGCCAAAAAGACGATTTTTATTATCACCCTTTAGTTTTACCGCAAGGCTTTTCCGAGATTAATCTTGCGCCCCACTGGTTAGCTAATCCACACAACCAATCTTTCTCCAACGCCGTCTGCGTACAAGAAACCCTTTGTGAAGCGGGCTTAGCGCCGAAATTAATTACCACACCGGAATATGCCGCTGTTGCAAACTATGCCTACCATTTGGATGCCGGTGCATTTGCCGAATTTTTAAAAAAGCATTGCACTACCAACCTTGGTGTCACCCATTTATTAGCCGATGTTATTCATGTTAATGCCGCCGACAATGGCGATATCACCTCAATTGCTACCGATACACAGGGCGATATTGCAGGCGATTTATTTATAGACTGCAGTGGATTTAATTCGCTGTTGCTTGGCAAACACTACAAAGTGCCGTTTATATCCTGTAAAGATGTACTTTTTATCGACACAGCCTTGGCAGTCCACCTGCCCTATGAAAATGACAACAGCCCTATCGCCTCGCACACCATTTCTACCGCGCAGGATTCCGGATGGATTTGGGATATAGGCCTGCCAAGCAGACACGGTATAGGCCACGTATTTTCCAGCGCGCACACCAGCACAGAGCAAGCCGAAGAAAAACTGCACCAATACCTCAGACAACACTCCTCCAACACCGAGCAAATTTCTGTGCGAAAAATTCCTATAACACCAGGGCACAGAGCAAAGTTTTGGGAAAAAAATTGTGTCGCTGTAGGGTTATCCGCAGGGTTTCTTGAACCGCTGGAGGCATCGGCATTGGTATTGATTGAAATATCAGCCGCGATGATTGCCGACCAACTACCAGCAACACGCCCCGCGATGGACATCATCGCAAAACGATTTAATGAAACTTTTTTATATCGCTGGCAACGCATTATTGATTTTTTGAAATTGCATTACACCCTTAGCAAACGCGACGACAGTGATTTTTGGAGAGACAATCGACGCTTAAGTAGCATTCCAGAAAGCTTGCAAGAGTTAATGACTTTGTGGCGCTACCAACCGCCTTGGCATATGGATTTTGATCGCGCGGCTGAGGTATTCCCCGCTGCCAGCTATCAATATTTACTGTACGGAATGGGCTACACAACAGAAGCCAGCACTCTAGGTATGTCGCAACACAATCAACAATTAGCGCAAGTGTTATTCAACAAAAATGCAACGTTGGCGCAACAACTCAAAAGCCAACTTCCCAGCAACAGAGAACTTATTAACAAAATTAAAGAATATGGATTACAGCCCGTTTAA